Proteins encoded in a region of the Fibrobacter sp. UWB15 genome:
- a CDS encoding dehydrogenase, which produces MIIRSKAPLRLGLAGGGSDVSPYSDIFGGLILNATINLYAYTTIEETDDGLITIQSYDSDYFESFPLTKVIPIDNKASLIKGTYNRVVKDFNIPLKSFKITTYNDAPAGSGLGTSSTMVVSILKAFVEWHGLPLGDYEIARLAYEIERKDLRLSGGKQDQYAAAFGGFNYMEFLPQDVVIVNPLKVKRWILDELEASIVLYFTGRSRSSAQIIDEQKKNTEKGNTKSVEAMHRIKQGAVDMKLAVLKGDMNAFCKVLGQNWEDKKQMANAITNPVIEEAFEIAIKAGAKSGKVSGAGGGGFIMFFVEPTRKKEVVDALKKLDGFVMPFNFTEGGAHGWKIYDTDNIESLKH; this is translated from the coding sequence ATGATTATTCGTAGCAAAGCACCTCTTCGACTTGGCCTTGCCGGTGGCGGCAGTGACGTGTCTCCTTACAGCGACATTTTTGGCGGCCTAATCCTAAACGCAACAATCAATTTGTATGCGTACACCACTATTGAAGAAACTGACGACGGGTTGATTACCATACAGAGCTACGACAGCGACTATTTTGAAAGTTTTCCGCTTACAAAAGTCATCCCAATTGACAACAAAGCCTCTTTGATCAAGGGAACCTACAACCGCGTGGTCAAAGATTTTAACATCCCACTAAAATCATTCAAAATTACCACCTACAACGATGCGCCTGCAGGCTCTGGACTTGGAACATCTTCGACAATGGTGGTCAGCATCCTCAAAGCTTTTGTTGAATGGCACGGGTTACCCTTGGGCGATTATGAAATTGCCCGACTCGCTTATGAAATCGAAAGAAAAGACCTTCGACTGAGCGGAGGAAAGCAAGACCAATATGCAGCAGCATTCGGCGGATTCAATTACATGGAATTTCTTCCGCAAGACGTGGTCATCGTGAATCCTCTCAAGGTAAAACGCTGGATTCTTGACGAACTAGAAGCCTCCATCGTTCTTTATTTTACAGGTCGTAGTCGTTCTTCTGCACAGATTATCGACGAGCAGAAAAAGAATACCGAAAAAGGCAATACCAAGTCCGTCGAAGCAATGCACCGAATCAAGCAGGGTGCCGTAGACATGAAACTCGCCGTATTGAAAGGCGACATGAACGCATTCTGTAAAGTCCTTGGGCAGAATTGGGAAGACAAGAAGCAGATGGCAAATGCCATTACAAACCCTGTAATCGAAGAAGCTTTTGAAATCGCAATAAAGGCAGGAGCCAAATCCGGCAAGGTCAGTGGCGCTGGTGGCGGCGGATTCATTATGTTTTTCGTGGAACCCACTCGCAAAAAAGAAGTTGTTGACGCACTCAAAAAATTAGACGGTTTCGTAATGCCATTCAACTTTACAGAAGGCGGTGCTCATGGCTGGAAAATTTACGACACAGACAATATTGAGTCCCTAAAGCATTGA
- a CDS encoding SIS domain-containing protein — translation MLNSNVMSHLETLVSRYPELDACKESIVSAYHILESSYTNCRKMLVAGNGGSAADSEHIVGELMKGFVKPRKPSEKFINALTAVDAELGPILGKALQGALPAIALDGHLALTTAYMNDCEPLLCFAQQLNGYGNAGDVFLGISTSGNSKNILFAATVAKAKGLKVIGLTGEKESKLSAIADVCIRVPQTETFKIQELHLPIYHCLCLMLEEHFF, via the coding sequence ATGCTGAATAGTAACGTAATGAGCCATCTGGAAACACTTGTTTCCCGCTATCCAGAATTAGACGCCTGCAAGGAAAGTATTGTAAGCGCATACCATATTCTTGAAAGCTCTTACACAAATTGCAGGAAAATGCTTGTCGCAGGCAACGGCGGTTCTGCGGCAGACTCGGAGCACATCGTCGGTGAATTGATGAAAGGTTTTGTCAAACCACGAAAGCCTTCAGAAAAATTTATCAATGCCCTAACAGCTGTCGATGCTGAACTCGGTCCAATTCTCGGGAAAGCTCTTCAAGGAGCACTTCCCGCCATTGCATTGGATGGCCACCTCGCATTGACTACAGCCTACATGAACGACTGCGAACCATTACTCTGTTTTGCTCAACAGTTAAATGGATACGGCAATGCTGGCGATGTATTTTTAGGGATTTCAACTTCTGGTAATAGCAAGAACATTCTATTCGCAGCAACAGTCGCCAAAGCAAAAGGGTTAAAGGTAATAGGACTTACCGGAGAAAAAGAAAGCAAATTGTCCGCAATAGCCGACGTCTGTATCCGCGTTCCCCAAACGGAAACATTCAAAATACAAGAATTACATCTGCCGATCTATCATTGCCTTTGCCTAATGTTGGAAGAACATTTCTTTTAA
- a CDS encoding nucleotidyltransferase family protein, with amino-acid sequence MEVIILVGGLGTRLRSVVSEVPKCMAPVAGKPFLWYLLKYLTRFDVSRVVLSVGYLREVIFKWIDQNKKEFPFEFEYAIEEEPLGTGGGIKLALGKVHEESAFILNGDTFFDVDLNELAKQHAQNQKAITIALKPMRNFDRYGSVNFNTNTSTIEAFNEKKHCEQGLINGGIYLVSAKSNIFDGLPAKFSFETAVLEKQCQLGNVGGIIQDKYFIDIGIPEDYHKADSEFNTLF; translated from the coding sequence ATGGAAGTCATCATTTTAGTAGGAGGGCTTGGAACCAGGCTCCGCAGCGTTGTAAGCGAAGTTCCCAAATGTATGGCACCTGTTGCAGGCAAACCATTCCTTTGGTATTTGCTGAAATACCTAACACGTTTCGACGTTTCTCGAGTTGTCCTGAGTGTAGGGTATCTCCGTGAAGTGATTTTCAAATGGATTGACCAAAATAAAAAAGAGTTCCCTTTTGAATTTGAATACGCAATAGAAGAAGAACCGCTTGGCACAGGAGGCGGAATTAAATTGGCACTAGGCAAGGTACACGAGGAGTCCGCCTTCATATTAAACGGTGATACATTCTTTGATGTAGACTTGAACGAACTTGCAAAACAGCACGCACAAAATCAAAAGGCCATTACCATTGCACTAAAGCCCATGCGAAATTTTGACCGTTATGGTTCAGTCAATTTCAATACGAATACATCTACAATTGAAGCATTCAACGAAAAGAAGCATTGCGAGCAAGGTCTTATAAACGGCGGAATTTACCTAGTCTCAGCCAAATCCAACATATTCGACGGACTACCCGCAAAATTCTCTTTTGAAACCGCAGTCCTCGAAAAGCAATGCCAACTAGGAAACGTAGGTGGAATCATCCAGGACAAGTATTTCATTGATATTGGCATCCCAGAAGATTACCACAAAGCCGATTCAGAATTCAATACGCTATTCTAA
- a CDS encoding HAD-IIIA family hydrolase: MKLIDIDIAPYDTLLLDRDGTINVHIIGDYVRKWSDFEFIPGALEALAKFAKHFKHIFIVTNQRGIGKGKYTEADLADIHNKMCAEISKAGGRIDKIYYCTALTEEDIRRKPGRGMFDDILRDFPDVKASKCLMLGDGDVDMEFAKNCGIKGIKIDSLKKESGQYRFVEQ; this comes from the coding sequence ATGAAACTAATCGATATAGATATCGCCCCATATGACACATTATTATTGGACCGTGACGGGACAATCAATGTTCACATTATTGGCGATTACGTCCGTAAATGGTCCGATTTTGAATTCATTCCAGGCGCATTAGAGGCCCTGGCCAAATTCGCCAAACATTTCAAGCATATCTTTATCGTTACCAACCAACGAGGTATCGGCAAAGGGAAATACACGGAAGCCGACCTAGCGGACATCCACAATAAAATGTGCGCAGAAATAAGCAAAGCCGGCGGTCGCATTGATAAGATATACTATTGCACTGCGCTTACGGAAGAAGACATTCGACGCAAGCCAGGCCGAGGAATGTTCGACGACATTTTAAGGGATTTCCCAGACGTCAAAGCATCAAAATGCCTTATGTTGGGTGACGGCGATGTCGACATGGAATTTGCCAAAAACTGCGGCATCAAAGGAATAAAAATCGATTCCTTAAAGAAAGAAAGCGGACAATACAGATTTGTTGAACAGTAA
- a CDS encoding WecB/TagA/CpsF family glycosyltransferase has translation MKKTSVMLLNTRIDNYTVQELLEKLDKGVLVTPNVDDIMKHQRDEEFHRMADRAEFSVCDSKIVLLAAKLRGMSLKESIPGSSFFPQYCDYHAKNENIKIFLLGAKDGVGLKAMDRINTRIGRKIIVGAYSPPFGFEKNDGECEKILEILNASEANVVLVGLGNPKQTKWIYKFKDRLPNIDVFMALGATIDFEAGNVKRAPVFFQKLALEWLYRFVQEPKRLWHRYFVEDMPFFFLLLKQMLGLYRDPWKKTES, from the coding sequence ATGAAAAAAACGTCTGTAATGCTTCTAAATACTCGTATAGATAATTATACGGTTCAGGAATTGTTAGAAAAACTCGATAAAGGGGTTTTGGTAACTCCGAATGTTGATGACATTATGAAGCATCAACGTGATGAAGAATTTCATAGAATGGCGGACCGGGCGGAATTTTCCGTTTGTGATAGCAAAATTGTTTTGCTAGCGGCAAAATTACGAGGAATGTCTTTGAAAGAGTCTATTCCGGGCTCCAGTTTTTTCCCGCAGTATTGCGATTATCATGCCAAGAATGAAAATATTAAGATTTTTTTGCTGGGTGCAAAAGATGGGGTCGGACTTAAGGCGATGGACCGGATTAACACCCGTATCGGCCGCAAAATAATTGTCGGTGCGTATTCACCACCATTTGGGTTTGAAAAGAACGACGGAGAGTGCGAAAAAATTCTTGAAATTTTAAATGCGTCTGAGGCGAATGTGGTGCTTGTCGGTTTGGGAAATCCAAAACAAACCAAGTGGATTTATAAATTCAAAGACCGTTTGCCCAATATCGATGTGTTTATGGCTCTTGGAGCGACGATTGATTTTGAGGCTGGGAATGTTAAACGTGCTCCAGTTTTCTTCCAGAAGTTGGCTCTAGAATGGCTTTATCGATTTGTTCAAGAACCTAAACGTCTTTGGCATCGATATTTTGTTGAGGACATGCCGTTCTTTTTCCTGTTGCTAAAACAGATGCTTGGTTTATACCGCGATCCTTGGAAAAAAACGGAATCGTAA
- a CDS encoding CDP-glycerol glycerophosphotransferase family protein produces MVKKEITFVYLDTVQKQVYEMIAEEAKKRGYKTRITDDKFAKCEIGWYCEHINHPQFSKFSVIMLHDIMQQYGNWPDIWLREPWDKYDVGFLPSKVWVDNWNRCSQLYYANPRKGVYLTGWPKADRLAEYKDDAKRIMLAEKVGLDPQKRTILYAPAWENDHKQDEFVQSMLPLDVNILIKQAPWPDCYPEQVANIKEMYELHKGNPRVIQMNPKTSILDAIMLSDVLVSEESSTMSESVMLGKPAVSVDNWLIPDTTPSRKPANDYDYVIKTTKEKLTECIAGIIADYDKYQGEAQQYSNSHFSNIGTCIPKMLDVLDAAIAGQESPLKPLNRSKATRLSLLDWLKHKDITLRREITCNYCVRFWLLRKLYKMYKRIRGKQ; encoded by the coding sequence ATGGTTAAAAAGGAAATAACTTTTGTATACTTAGATACTGTTCAGAAACAAGTATATGAGATGATTGCGGAAGAAGCGAAGAAGAGAGGGTACAAGACTCGTATCACAGATGATAAATTTGCAAAATGTGAAATAGGATGGTATTGCGAACATATCAATCATCCCCAATTCAGTAAATTCTCTGTTATAATGCTCCATGATATCATGCAGCAGTATGGTAATTGGCCGGATATTTGGTTAAGGGAACCGTGGGACAAGTATGATGTTGGTTTTCTTCCGAGTAAGGTTTGGGTGGACAATTGGAACCGATGCTCTCAGCTTTATTACGCAAACCCGAGAAAGGGCGTGTATCTTACTGGGTGGCCTAAGGCAGATAGACTTGCTGAGTATAAAGACGATGCGAAAAGAATAATGTTGGCTGAAAAAGTCGGCCTTGATCCTCAAAAAAGAACGATTCTGTATGCTCCTGCGTGGGAGAACGATCACAAACAAGATGAATTTGTGCAGTCGATGCTCCCATTGGATGTCAATATTCTCATAAAACAGGCTCCGTGGCCGGACTGTTATCCAGAGCAAGTGGCGAACATTAAAGAGATGTATGAGCTTCATAAGGGGAATCCTCGTGTTATACAAATGAATCCGAAAACCAGTATTTTGGATGCAATAATGCTCTCCGATGTTCTTGTGTCAGAGGAATCTAGTACCATGAGCGAATCGGTCATGCTAGGAAAGCCTGCCGTTTCTGTTGACAATTGGCTGATTCCTGATACGACGCCAAGTAGAAAACCTGCTAATGATTATGATTATGTCATCAAGACAACGAAGGAAAAATTGACTGAATGTATCGCGGGAATAATTGCAGATTACGATAAGTACCAAGGCGAGGCTCAGCAGTATTCAAATTCTCATTTTTCGAATATTGGAACTTGTATCCCGAAAATGTTAGATGTCTTAGATGCGGCTATTGCTGGACAGGAATCGCCGCTTAAGCCGTTGAATAGGAGCAAGGCGACTAGGCTAAGTTTGCTAGATTGGCTTAAGCACAAGGATATTACTTTAAGAAGGGAAATAACCTGTAATTATTGTGTTAGATTTTGGTTGCTCCGGAAACTATATAAAATGTATAAGAGAATAAGAGGAAAACAATAG
- a CDS encoding oligosaccharide flippase family protein, whose translation MIGALRKYNSLSIEAKASLWYLFCNLVQKGISFIVIPLYTRLLTTSEYGAYTVFQSWRDLILIFATLNLSAGVFTRGLVKNDEPKDKYTAQMQGLSSAIAALTFLIVMLFIEPFRRLTGFDEKLIIALFVYYIFNPSFLFWSVRQRVENKYKSMVAITLLASILVPAVSLLMFFLTNIRANALIYGFLYVQIAVGMIFFVKQFVDGRAFFSKIVWWESLKFNIPLIPHYLSLIVLAQSDRLMIDHICGTSFAGIYSLTYNIGQIILIVIASINGSLVPWMYKKLKSGEYHSIAVTSNMLCVLLGLMSAIVMLLAPEVVLIMGGSEYMPAKWCIPPVVMGTYFTFCYGLFSTVEFYIGKTSYVAVASFAGAVLNVALNFLFIPKYGFIAAAYTTEVCYMAFMVLHYFFMKKMTKERVFDIKGMIVICSVVFASSLLFAILYDYDYIRWIAAVFVLLLILFKRRKFVNMLKGLKAT comes from the coding sequence ATGATCGGCGCCCTAAGGAAATACAATTCCTTGTCAATTGAAGCGAAAGCTTCTCTTTGGTACTTATTTTGCAATCTGGTGCAAAAGGGAATTTCTTTTATTGTAATTCCTTTGTATACTCGTCTGTTGACCACTTCGGAATATGGTGCATATACTGTTTTTCAGTCGTGGCGTGATTTGATATTGATATTTGCTACGCTTAATTTGTCTGCAGGTGTGTTTACTCGGGGGCTAGTAAAAAACGATGAGCCGAAAGACAAGTACACCGCTCAAATGCAAGGGTTAAGTTCTGCGATAGCGGCATTGACTTTTTTGATTGTCATGCTGTTCATTGAGCCTTTTCGCAGGCTCACGGGCTTTGATGAAAAACTTATAATAGCTCTGTTTGTTTACTATATATTTAATCCGTCCTTTTTATTTTGGTCGGTGCGTCAGCGAGTGGAAAACAAGTATAAGAGTATGGTCGCGATCACGTTACTCGCCTCTATACTTGTTCCCGCGGTAAGCCTTTTGATGTTCTTCTTGACGAATATTAGGGCTAATGCGCTTATTTACGGCTTTCTTTATGTGCAAATCGCTGTAGGAATGATTTTTTTTGTAAAACAGTTCGTTGATGGCCGTGCGTTTTTCTCGAAAATAGTTTGGTGGGAAAGTCTTAAATTTAACATTCCTTTGATTCCCCACTATTTATCATTGATTGTTCTTGCTCAGTCGGACAGATTGATGATTGACCATATTTGTGGAACGTCTTTTGCGGGCATTTATAGTTTGACGTACAATATCGGTCAGATTATCCTTATAGTAATTGCTTCCATAAATGGCTCCCTTGTGCCCTGGATGTACAAGAAACTTAAATCGGGCGAATACCATTCCATAGCAGTTACTTCAAATATGTTGTGTGTTCTGTTGGGTCTCATGTCGGCTATAGTCATGCTTCTTGCTCCAGAAGTTGTTCTCATTATGGGTGGCTCGGAGTATATGCCAGCAAAATGGTGTATTCCTCCTGTTGTCATGGGAACGTATTTTACCTTTTGCTATGGTCTGTTTTCAACGGTGGAATTTTACATCGGGAAAACTTCCTATGTGGCTGTCGCCTCTTTTGCTGGCGCCGTGCTTAATGTGGCGTTGAACTTTTTGTTTATTCCCAAATATGGATTTATTGCGGCTGCGTATACAACAGAAGTGTGTTATATGGCGTTTATGGTTCTTCATTATTTCTTTATGAAAAAGATGACGAAAGAAAGGGTTTTCGACATCAAGGGGATGATTGTAATTTGTTCGGTTGTTTTTGCTTCGTCATTATTATTTGCCATTTTGTATGATTACGATTATATTCGTTGGATTGCAGCTGTGTTTGTTTTATTGTTGATCCTGTTTAAGCGTAGAAAGTTTGTGAATATGCTGAAAGGTCTCAAGGCTACTTGA
- a CDS encoding CDP-glycerol glycerophosphotransferase family protein, giving the protein MVITNKYLWLFYNLLNYLLYCISKFSPRKKNRWVFGSWFGNQISDNSLAMYNFIKNSNPQLELIWLVRNPEQFSLDCKIVKRNSIKGMFYVATARVAFVNQGYFDLCSFNLLAGAYKVQLWHGVPWKRICNDTVDLPKNFMEKLTQWFVRKLANYDLYITPSDSYAKIAQSAFNASTDSILKVGQPRNQVLFDAAFREKSRKALLEACGMNDDHKIVVYMPTFRDKKAKAESFFEPSLCQSVNQLAKTLDFVLIEKSHYQDISREKESLLSNERVFLCPNLDAQTLLAGTDVLITDYSSCFFDFLICDRPIIHFAYDYEYYKNKDRGLYYDIEDVACGTVATNHDEVLAAIKDNICDPNLEQARRQKNRNKFIAYESNDSCKIIMDFILQKLDKKE; this is encoded by the coding sequence ATGGTAATTACAAATAAGTATCTTTGGCTTTTCTATAATTTGCTTAATTATCTACTATATTGTATTTCGAAATTTTCGCCTCGAAAGAAAAACCGCTGGGTATTTGGCTCCTGGTTCGGTAACCAGATTTCGGATAATTCGTTGGCGATGTATAACTTTATCAAGAACAGTAATCCTCAGTTGGAATTGATTTGGCTGGTAAGAAATCCGGAACAATTCAGTTTGGATTGCAAAATTGTTAAGAGAAATTCTATCAAGGGCATGTTTTATGTAGCTACTGCAAGAGTGGCTTTTGTTAATCAGGGATATTTTGACTTATGCTCCTTTAATTTGTTGGCCGGGGCGTATAAAGTGCAATTGTGGCATGGAGTTCCTTGGAAAAGAATCTGTAATGATACTGTAGATTTGCCTAAGAATTTCATGGAGAAATTAACGCAATGGTTTGTTCGAAAGTTAGCCAATTACGACCTCTATATTACGCCTTCTGATAGTTATGCGAAAATAGCTCAATCCGCATTTAATGCGTCGACAGACTCGATTCTTAAGGTCGGGCAACCTCGAAATCAAGTGCTCTTTGATGCCGCCTTTCGTGAAAAATCTAGAAAGGCCTTGCTGGAAGCCTGTGGAATGAATGACGATCACAAGATTGTAGTGTACATGCCGACTTTTAGGGATAAAAAAGCAAAGGCGGAATCCTTTTTTGAACCGTCGTTATGCCAGTCTGTGAATCAATTGGCAAAAACCCTTGATTTTGTCCTTATTGAAAAATCGCATTATCAGGATATTTCCAGAGAAAAAGAGTCGTTACTTTCTAATGAACGAGTTTTCTTATGTCCTAATTTGGATGCGCAAACTTTATTGGCAGGGACAGACGTTTTGATAACGGATTATTCTAGTTGCTTTTTTGATTTCTTGATTTGCGATAGGCCTATTATCCATTTTGCCTACGATTATGAGTACTACAAGAATAAGGATCGGGGCCTATATTACGATATAGAGGATGTTGCTTGTGGAACCGTTGCGACAAATCATGATGAAGTGCTTGCCGCCATTAAGGACAATATTTGCGACCCCAATTTAGAACAGGCGCGTCGCCAAAAAAATCGAAATAAATTCATTGCTTATGAATCGAATGATAGTTGTAAAATAATAATGGATTTCATTTTACAAAAATTGGATAAGAAGGAATGA
- the tagD gene encoding glycerol-3-phosphate cytidylyltransferase, with protein sequence MKRVITYGTFDLLHYGHINLLKRAKALGDYLVVALSTDEFNWNEKRKKCYFSYEKRKALLEAIRYVDLVIPEENWNQKRTDVHEYHIDTFVMGDDWDGKFDFLKDEGVDVVYLPRTPEISTTQIKQELKSCEQKNQ encoded by the coding sequence ATGAAACGAGTTATCACGTACGGCACCTTTGATTTGCTGCATTATGGCCATATCAATTTGCTGAAGCGGGCGAAAGCTTTAGGTGATTATTTGGTTGTTGCTTTGTCGACGGATGAATTTAACTGGAATGAAAAGCGAAAGAAATGCTACTTCAGTTATGAAAAAAGAAAGGCTTTGTTAGAAGCTATTCGCTATGTTGATTTGGTTATACCTGAGGAAAATTGGAATCAAAAAAGAACCGATGTACATGAATATCATATAGATACTTTTGTTATGGGCGATGATTGGGATGGAAAATTTGATTTTTTGAAGGATGAAGGCGTTGACGTAGTTTACTTGCCTAGAACTCCGGAAATTAGCACGACTCAAATCAAACAAGAATTGAAATCATGCGAACAGAAGAATCAGTAG
- a CDS encoding glycosyltransferase family 2 protein, with protein sequence MKEKVIVLMSTYNGMLHIQEQIDSIFSQIYDGEIEILVRDDGSADNTVSFLEKYPKTDLRKIVVQRAENVGPQKSFLKLIKDAGCADYYFFADQDDVWLSDKIERGASSLRNVESAAVYCSNYTVTDEALNVKEEAFIKETPLFTPIKSLLYNQIPGCCMAFNKSMMDLLKKVDVDNVMMHDSMLLSLASYIGSVKYDCQPSILHRIHGNNVVGAGHKKIVPHKWIAEKIKLLVKKEPYDISELAEQFIRLNACEKQSLYQKDVELIRDYKRNYKKTIQLLKHSDSHDKPWDRTTLSIRCKILFHLF encoded by the coding sequence GTGAAAGAAAAAGTTATAGTGTTGATGTCGACATACAATGGAATGCTCCATATTCAGGAACAGATAGACAGTATTTTCAGCCAGATTTATGATGGTGAAATTGAAATACTTGTTCGTGATGATGGTTCCGCAGACAATACGGTTTCTTTTTTGGAAAAATATCCTAAGACCGATTTACGGAAAATTGTCGTTCAACGGGCCGAAAATGTCGGGCCACAAAAAAGCTTCTTGAAGTTGATTAAAGATGCTGGGTGTGCCGACTACTATTTTTTTGCTGATCAAGATGATGTTTGGCTGTCTGACAAAATTGAAAGGGGAGCTTCTTCTCTAAGAAATGTTGAAAGTGCCGCTGTGTATTGCTCAAATTATACTGTTACAGATGAAGCATTGAATGTTAAGGAAGAAGCTTTTATAAAAGAAACTCCGTTGTTTACGCCAATAAAAAGCTTGTTGTATAATCAAATACCCGGTTGTTGCATGGCCTTCAATAAATCCATGATGGATTTGTTAAAAAAGGTTGATGTGGACAATGTCATGATGCATGATAGTATGTTGCTGTCCTTGGCCTCATATATTGGCTCTGTAAAGTACGATTGTCAGCCTAGTATTTTACATCGTATTCATGGAAATAATGTTGTGGGTGCTGGTCATAAAAAAATTGTCCCGCACAAGTGGATTGCTGAAAAAATTAAGCTTTTGGTAAAAAAAGAACCGTACGATATTAGCGAATTGGCGGAGCAGTTTATTCGTTTGAATGCTTGTGAAAAGCAATCTCTGTATCAAAAAGATGTCGAATTGATTCGGGATTATAAAAGAAACTATAAAAAGACTATCCAGCTTTTGAAACATTCGGATTCTCACGATAAGCCTTGGGATCGAACAACGCTATCTATTCGTTGCAAAATATTATTTCATCTCTTTTAA
- a CDS encoding glycosyltransferase family 2 protein: protein MKRKIAAIILNYVSWMDTLEEVEVCKKKLGLQSQDVIVIDNCSPNESAENLEKESKDNFVFIKSSRNSGYAAGNNIGLKYAYENGYDYALVINNDIIVDDEYLLDKLVSVFEKDKTVGAVSPDIYSPEGHLFNRDSVKPSFWDFTLGLLNYKRKGRRVADLGGYGYVYRPQGCCMMLKLDVMNAVDYMDETTFLYCEEFILAEKMSSLGYKCACCLNSSIIHNHSKVVKSNIKLKEIISINNESFAYYLRKYRRFNAFLVKICCVFNGLKIKVLEG, encoded by the coding sequence ATGAAAAGAAAAATTGCGGCTATTATTTTGAATTATGTGTCATGGATGGATACTTTAGAAGAGGTTGAAGTTTGCAAAAAAAAACTTGGTCTTCAATCCCAGGATGTCATTGTAATTGACAATTGTTCTCCTAATGAATCTGCGGAAAATCTTGAGAAAGAGTCAAAGGACAATTTTGTTTTTATTAAATCGTCAAGGAATAGCGGGTATGCAGCAGGAAATAACATCGGCTTGAAATATGCTTATGAGAATGGATATGATTATGCATTGGTTATAAACAATGATATAATTGTGGATGATGAATATTTACTAGACAAGCTTGTTTCAGTTTTTGAAAAAGATAAGACAGTCGGTGCGGTGAGTCCTGATATTTATTCCCCAGAAGGGCATCTCTTTAATAGGGATAGCGTCAAACCTTCATTTTGGGATTTTACCTTAGGGTTGTTGAATTATAAAAGAAAAGGTCGCAGGGTTGCTGATTTAGGTGGCTATGGATATGTGTATCGTCCGCAGGGCTGCTGTATGATGTTGAAATTAGATGTTATGAATGCTGTGGACTATATGGATGAAACAACCTTTTTGTATTGCGAAGAATTTATTTTGGCTGAAAAAATGAGTTCATTGGGGTATAAGTGTGCCTGCTGTTTGAATTCGTCCATAATTCATAACCATTCAAAAGTGGTAAAGTCTAATATTAAACTAAAGGAAATTATTTCCATAAACAATGAGAGTTTTGCGTATTACTTGAGAAAATACAGACGTTTTAATGCTTTTTTGGTAAAGATTTGTTGTGTCTTCAATGGGTTGAAAATAAAAGTGTTGGAAGGCTAA